From one Desulfatirhabdium butyrativorans DSM 18734 genomic stretch:
- a CDS encoding xanthine dehydrogenase family protein molybdopterin-binding subunit — MNDYAVIHQRTPRLDTPDKATGKAVFIDDMRLPGMLYGALLQSPLAHARIVRIDTEKARRLPGVKAVVTAADAGLVKYGVSPARYDETLFCHDKVRYVGDDIAAVAAENLETALEAVSLIEVEYEALPAVFSVEEALAEGAPLLHDAYPRNLCAEVHSEFGDVEAALLESDLVKTTTFRNKRQDAAFIEPQGCIAQYDHAGNLTLYSSTQVPHYVQRTLAMVLKLPIGKVRVVKPYVGGGFGIKASANPLELAASLLSMKTGKPVQMGYTREQVFQYGRARHQFTHTMTTGVKRDGTILALKHVCHLDGGAYASFGIATVYYAGSLLGGPYKLPNMKYDGYRVYTNKPACGAMRGHGGVAARACWEQQLDMITEELGIDPIEFRLKNMMVAGDITCNELNMSSLGMRECIEAVADGSDWRAKKGKLPRGKGIGMACGFFVSGAGYPIYRSDTYHCTVVIKLTEDGGTAIVYTASAEIGQGSDTTFAMIAAEALGIHLEDVRIESGDTDFGVDLGAYSSRQTLMTGHAVKEAAEDVRRQVLEVLAKALNTPVENLDIRNSLIIFKNGDVDFSALRTRYIKEHRGWTDNPDSGPFTFREAARMAYLAKGTIVGTGKYKPPVLGGTYKGAAVGTSPAYGCSAQVAEVTVDEETGKITVDRITDAHDCGRAINVMSVEGQMEGSVAMGLGEALYEEVKFDGKGRVINADFAEYKIPTMLDMPPVNAIIVESDEPNGPFGAKEVGEGAIMPTIPAILNAVYDAIGVRIHELPLTPERVFCAIRKARNNHEERKKSEAFAQEDAFGKDRG; from the coding sequence ATGAACGACTACGCTGTCATTCACCAAAGAACTCCCAGACTGGATACACCGGACAAGGCGACAGGTAAAGCCGTTTTCATCGATGACATGCGCTTGCCGGGCATGCTCTACGGCGCCCTTCTGCAAAGTCCTCTGGCGCATGCCCGGATCGTCCGGATCGACACCGAAAAAGCCAGAAGGCTTCCAGGGGTGAAAGCCGTCGTGACGGCGGCGGATGCCGGTTTGGTGAAATACGGTGTCAGTCCCGCCCGCTACGACGAGACCCTTTTTTGCCACGATAAAGTCCGTTATGTGGGAGACGATATCGCAGCCGTTGCGGCCGAAAATTTGGAAACAGCCCTCGAGGCCGTCTCCCTGATCGAAGTCGAATACGAAGCGCTTCCTGCCGTTTTCAGCGTTGAAGAAGCGCTTGCGGAAGGCGCTCCACTGCTTCACGACGCATATCCCCGGAATCTGTGTGCGGAAGTCCATTCGGAATTCGGGGATGTGGAAGCCGCGCTTCTGGAAAGCGATCTCGTCAAGACGACGACTTTCCGGAACAAACGCCAGGATGCGGCATTCATCGAACCCCAGGGGTGCATCGCTCAATACGACCACGCCGGGAACCTCACCTTGTACAGCTCCACCCAGGTTCCCCACTATGTGCAGCGTACGCTGGCCATGGTGCTGAAACTGCCGATCGGGAAAGTGCGTGTGGTCAAGCCTTATGTGGGCGGGGGATTCGGCATCAAGGCGTCGGCCAATCCGCTGGAGCTTGCGGCCTCCCTGCTGTCCATGAAAACGGGAAAACCCGTGCAGATGGGATATACCCGTGAACAGGTCTTTCAATACGGTCGGGCTCGGCATCAGTTTACCCATACGATGACGACGGGCGTCAAGCGGGACGGCACCATCCTGGCACTGAAGCATGTCTGCCATCTCGACGGAGGCGCCTATGCAAGTTTCGGCATTGCAACGGTCTATTACGCCGGGTCACTTCTGGGCGGGCCATACAAACTTCCCAACATGAAATATGACGGCTACCGGGTCTATACGAACAAACCGGCCTGTGGCGCCATGCGGGGGCATGGCGGTGTGGCTGCCAGAGCCTGCTGGGAGCAACAACTCGACATGATCACCGAAGAACTCGGTATCGATCCGATCGAATTTCGATTGAAAAACATGATGGTCGCCGGAGATATCACCTGCAACGAACTCAACATGAGCAGCCTTGGCATGCGGGAATGCATCGAAGCCGTAGCGGACGGCTCCGATTGGCGAGCGAAAAAAGGAAAGCTTCCCCGGGGAAAAGGCATCGGCATGGCATGCGGATTTTTTGTCTCCGGGGCCGGTTATCCCATCTACCGTTCCGACACCTATCATTGCACCGTGGTCATTAAGCTGACCGAAGATGGGGGGACTGCCATCGTGTATACGGCATCGGCTGAAATCGGTCAGGGCTCCGATACCACCTTTGCCATGATCGCCGCCGAAGCCTTGGGAATCCATCTGGAGGATGTCCGGATCGAATCCGGAGATACCGATTTTGGCGTGGATCTGGGAGCCTACTCCAGCCGGCAAACGCTCATGACCGGCCACGCAGTCAAGGAAGCGGCCGAAGACGTCCGAAGACAGGTGCTGGAGGTGCTGGCCAAAGCGCTCAACACGCCCGTCGAAAATCTGGACATCCGCAACAGCCTCATCATCTTTAAGAACGGCGATGTCGATTTCTCTGCGCTACGGACCCGCTATATCAAGGAGCACCGTGGATGGACCGACAACCCGGATAGCGGACCGTTCACCTTTCGGGAGGCTGCCCGCATGGCTTACCTGGCCAAGGGCACCATTGTCGGTACCGGCAAATACAAGCCGCCGGTGCTGGGCGGTACATACAAGGGCGCTGCGGTCGGCACCTCACCGGCCTACGGATGTTCGGCTCAGGTGGCCGAAGTGACGGTGGATGAGGAAACCGGCAAGATCACGGTGGATCGCATTACGGACGCACATGACTGCGGCCGGGCCATCAACGTCATGTCCGTCGAAGGGCAAATGGAAGGCTCTGTCGCGATGGGATTGGGTGAGGCCCTCTACGAGGAGGTCAAGTTCGACGGTAAAGGCCGTGTCATCAACGCAGATTTCGCCGAATACAAAATTCCAACCATGCTCGACATGCCTCCGGTGAATGCCATCATCGTCGAAAGCGATGAACCCAACGGCCCCTTCGGTGCCAAGGAAGTCGGCGAGGGCGCCATCATGCCCACCATTCCTGCCATTCTCAATGCGGTCTACGACGCCATCGGCGTCCGAATTCATGAGCTTCCCCTGACGCCGGAGCGCGTCTTTTGCGCCATTCGCAAAGCCCGGAACAATCATGAGGAGCGGAAAAAATCGGAGGCCTTCGCTCAGGAAGACGCCTTTGGCAAAGACCGTGGTTGA
- a CDS encoding HesA/MoeB/ThiF family protein, with translation MIRRPHDIPDENRTAASVMFADHPDVIRLRASRVLVVGSGRSAAVVAHALAESGIGAVRMVSEAVNVQNVLDGCSVILMGKTDPITRVLINRMSIQKRLPVVYGAATDFTGMVTTMMPDQTPCLECLFGRKEMEEQAIGMVEPMYSVVASIQSLEAVKILLGVGPLLLNRLLIINGMSQSYRKIELAKNPDCPACFP, from the coding sequence ATGATCCGAAGACCGCACGATATTCCGGATGAAAACCGGACGGCCGCCAGCGTCATGTTTGCCGATCATCCGGATGTGATTCGACTGAGGGCTTCGCGGGTGCTTGTCGTTGGCTCGGGCCGATCTGCGGCGGTTGTCGCACATGCCCTTGCCGAATCCGGAATCGGAGCCGTCCGGATGGTTTCGGAAGCGGTAAACGTCCAAAATGTGCTCGACGGTTGCTCGGTTATTTTGATGGGCAAAACCGATCCGATCACCCGGGTTTTAATCAACCGGATGTCCATCCAAAAACGCCTGCCGGTCGTCTATGGTGCTGCCACCGATTTTACCGGAATGGTGACGACGATGATGCCCGATCAAACCCCCTGTCTGGAATGTCTGTTCGGCCGAAAAGAAATGGAAGAACAGGCCATCGGCATGGTGGAGCCCATGTACAGTGTTGTGGCTTCCATACAAAGTCTGGAAGCCGTCAAGATCCTGCTTGGCGTGGGACCGCTTTTGCTCAACCGCCTTCTGATCATCAACGGGATGAGCCAATCCTACCGGAAAATCGAACTCGCAAAGAACCCGGATTGTCCTGCATGTTTTCCGTGA
- a CDS encoding molybdopterin-dependent oxidoreductase — protein sequence MIKRVYSVCGMCTVRCPIQVDVEDGDIRFIQGNENVPAMKGAVCPRGAAGKALIMDRERPHTPLIREGERGEGKWRPVSWDEAFDFVSRRMKEVMDRYGSRSVAFSNRGGPFQDLHKAFVRGLGSPNYCNHDASCARNVHHAHLSLAGLGRKDVVYDLKNAKHVVLQLRNIFEAVNVQEVNNLMDAMEKGCRLTVIDIRANVSATKASRFIQIRPGTDYAFNLAVIHELLFRNLYDRTFANHWIQDMDLGPGWRRRCTAGVFCQRVACDPWLNIQPERRQSMKRHSR from the coding sequence ATGATCAAACGAGTATACTCAGTATGCGGTATGTGTACGGTCCGATGTCCCATTCAGGTAGATGTCGAAGATGGCGATATTCGGTTCATCCAGGGAAACGAGAACGTCCCGGCAATGAAGGGGGCCGTGTGTCCCAGAGGTGCTGCAGGCAAGGCATTGATCATGGACAGGGAACGCCCCCATACACCGCTAATCCGGGAAGGAGAGCGGGGGGAAGGCAAATGGCGGCCGGTTTCCTGGGATGAAGCTTTCGATTTCGTCTCCCGGCGTATGAAGGAGGTGATGGATCGATACGGCTCACGAAGTGTCGCCTTCTCCAACCGCGGCGGCCCTTTCCAGGATCTTCACAAAGCCTTTGTCCGGGGGCTTGGATCACCGAATTACTGCAACCATGACGCATCCTGCGCCAGAAACGTGCATCATGCTCATCTATCCCTTGCCGGGTTGGGAAGGAAGGATGTGGTGTACGATCTCAAGAACGCCAAGCATGTCGTTTTGCAGTTACGGAACATTTTTGAAGCGGTCAACGTTCAGGAAGTCAACAACCTGATGGACGCTATGGAAAAGGGTTGCCGCCTGACAGTGATCGATATTCGGGCCAATGTTTCCGCAACCAAGGCAAGCCGGTTCATTCAGATTCGCCCTGGAACCGATTATGCCTTCAATCTGGCGGTGATTCATGAACTCCTGTTTCGAAATCTTTACGATCGAACCTTCGCAAACCACTGGATACAGGATATGGATCTGGGACCCGGTTGGCGGCGCCGTTGCACTGCAGGAGTTTTTTGTCAACGTGTCGCCTGTGACCCATGGCTGAACATCCAGCCGGAAAGAAGGCAGTCCATGAAACGGCATTCCCGATAG
- a CDS encoding FmdE family protein, whose translation MPDPIPSDPVHTIGPYSFEAFIEEAKSFHGYPAPGVVIGGVMVDLAMRHLPRGILFDAISETAKCLPDAIQMLTPCTTGNGWLKVIHLGRYALALYDKYRGEGVRVVLDPQKLAMYPELHSWFYKTKPKSEQQREKILDQIRCAGFNACRVENIHVLERFHEKRIENRIVNCPICGEGYPADHGRICRGCQGQSPYRLTQASQPFPALRTIPVERSVGISVLHDMTEIIPGKKKGPAFRKGDTIGPGDLCRLHALGKNHVFVDEGIEIDGQWVHENVAALAFARGMAGSGVCFSDGPREGKVTFSAEQPGMLLVEEARLEAFNNIPGVMAATRNNYTVLSDARAFAGTRAIPLFLPRADFLKAMSILDAGPLFRVVPLRKAALGVLVTGTEVFRGLIEDRFIPIIRSKAEKFECAIVATRIVPDETDAIASGIQDILDAGADILVTTAGLSVDPDDLTRKGLIEAGAQDMVYGAPILPGAMTLLARIGTVQVIGVPACALYFPTTSFDLLFPRLLASVPISRSDLARMGHGAFCLECKSCSYPKCPFGK comes from the coding sequence ATGCCTGATCCAATTCCGTCCGATCCGGTGCATACGATCGGTCCCTATTCGTTTGAAGCGTTTATAGAGGAAGCAAAGTCTTTTCATGGATATCCCGCCCCCGGCGTCGTGATCGGTGGGGTTATGGTTGATCTGGCGATGCGGCATTTGCCCCGGGGAATTCTGTTCGACGCCATTTCGGAGACCGCCAAGTGTCTTCCGGACGCCATCCAAATGCTGACCCCCTGCACAACCGGAAACGGATGGTTGAAAGTGATTCATCTGGGGCGGTATGCGCTTGCGCTTTACGACAAATATCGGGGGGAGGGGGTTCGGGTTGTGCTGGATCCGCAGAAATTGGCGATGTATCCGGAGCTCCATAGCTGGTTTTATAAAACCAAACCAAAATCGGAGCAGCAGAGAGAGAAAATTCTGGATCAGATTCGATGTGCTGGATTCAACGCCTGCCGTGTGGAGAATATCCATGTTCTTGAGCGTTTTCATGAAAAGCGCATCGAGAATCGGATCGTCAACTGCCCCATCTGCGGAGAAGGCTATCCGGCGGATCACGGTCGGATTTGCAGGGGATGTCAGGGGCAATCGCCTTATCGGCTTACCCAAGCATCCCAACCGTTTCCGGCGCTTCGAACGATACCGGTGGAACGTTCTGTGGGAATATCGGTCCTTCATGACATGACCGAGATCATACCAGGCAAGAAGAAAGGCCCGGCATTCCGCAAGGGTGACACCATCGGCCCGGGCGATCTCTGCCGCTTGCATGCCCTCGGAAAGAACCATGTATTTGTGGATGAGGGCATCGAGATCGACGGGCAGTGGGTGCACGAAAACGTTGCGGCGCTCGCTTTCGCGAGGGGAATGGCTGGCTCCGGCGTCTGTTTTTCAGATGGGCCTCGTGAGGGAAAAGTCACCTTTTCAGCCGAACAGCCAGGCATGCTGCTCGTGGAAGAAGCGCGTCTCGAAGCTTTCAACAACATTCCGGGGGTCATGGCGGCAACCCGCAACAACTATACGGTTCTGAGCGATGCCAGGGCGTTTGCGGGAACCCGTGCCATACCGCTGTTTTTGCCCCGGGCGGATTTCCTGAAAGCCATGAGCATTCTGGACGCGGGCCCCCTGTTTCGGGTGGTTCCCCTCCGAAAAGCCGCTTTGGGTGTCCTGGTAACGGGAACGGAAGTGTTTCGGGGTTTGATTGAGGATCGATTCATTCCCATCATTCGATCCAAAGCCGAAAAATTTGAATGCGCCATTGTCGCCACCCGCATCGTGCCGGATGAAACGGATGCGATTGCATCGGGCATCCAGGACATCCTGGATGCCGGCGCCGATATTCTCGTCACGACCGCGGGTCTTTCGGTAGACCCCGACGATCTCACCCGCAAAGGTCTCATTGAAGCAGGCGCGCAGGATATGGTGTATGGCGCACCCATATTGCCCGGAGCGATGACGCTTCTCGCCCGGATCGGAACGGTTCAGGTAATCGGAGTTCCGGCTTGCGCCCTGTACTTTCCGACGACCAGTTTCGATCTGCTATTCCCCCGCCTTCTGGCGAGCGTTCCCATTTCCCGATCCGATCTGGCCCGAATGGGGCACGGCGCGTTTTGTTTGGAGTGTAAAAGCTGCTCTTATCCCAAATGTCCTTTTGGAAAATAA
- a CDS encoding twin-arginine translocation signal domain-containing protein, with translation MECNRRDFMKVTGAGAVGLSLMQLGLDIRPVQAYSARLKTENTKEVVTICPGIISKTDRDLAGTG, from the coding sequence ATGGAATGCAACCGGCGCGACTTCATGAAGGTCACTGGAGCGGGAGCTGTCGGCCTGTCGTTGATGCAACTGGGCCTCGATATCCGGCCCGTTCAGGCTTACAGCGCCCGTCTCAAAACCGAGAACACAAAGGAAGTCGTCACGATCTGCCCTGGAATCATTTCGAAGACTGATCGCGATCTCGCAGGAACCGGATGA
- the modA gene encoding molybdate ABC transporter substrate-binding protein has protein sequence MSKRFLNQPVLWLLVLLATGAIDVYAGEQITVSAAISLKNAFEDIAVLYEKRHPDIKLLFNFGASGDLARQIEGGAPVDVFASAAQKDMDQLDQKGFIERSTRKNFVGNTVVLIKPASSGMDIRGFEDLLKPGVKMVAIGNPKTVPAGRYAQEVLISLKLWDSIPGKIVFTENVRQVLDYIAKNEADAGIVYATDAMVRAREVVVIARAPSGSHTPIVYPLALVAASTHADAARDFIKVILSDEGMKTLQKYGFEPVR, from the coding sequence ATGTCTAAACGGTTTCTAAACCAGCCAGTGCTATGGCTTCTCGTTCTTCTGGCAACCGGAGCCATCGATGTTTACGCCGGAGAGCAAATCACGGTCAGTGCGGCCATCAGCCTGAAAAATGCCTTCGAGGACATCGCCGTTCTGTATGAAAAACGGCACCCGGACATCAAGCTCTTGTTCAATTTTGGCGCCTCCGGTGACCTGGCCAGGCAGATCGAAGGCGGCGCACCGGTGGATGTATTTGCCTCTGCAGCTCAGAAGGACATGGACCAACTGGACCAGAAGGGGTTCATTGAGCGCTCCACCCGGAAAAATTTTGTCGGTAACACGGTGGTGTTGATCAAACCGGCATCATCCGGTATGGATATCCGGGGATTCGAGGATTTGCTCAAACCCGGGGTCAAAATGGTCGCCATCGGCAATCCCAAAACCGTTCCTGCAGGGCGCTATGCCCAGGAAGTGTTGATCAGCCTGAAATTGTGGGATAGCATCCCGGGAAAAATCGTTTTTACCGAAAACGTCCGTCAGGTTCTCGATTACATCGCCAAAAACGAAGCCGATGCCGGGATCGTCTATGCGACGGACGCAATGGTCAGGGCCAGGGAAGTGGTGGTCATCGCCAGGGCGCCGTCCGGCTCTCACACGCCGATCGTTTATCCCCTTGCTCTGGTGGCTGCATCGACCCATGCAGATGCCGCTCGGGATTTCATCAAGGTCATCCTGTCGGATGAGGGCATGAAAACCCTTCAGAAATACGGATTTGAACCGGTCCGATAG
- the modB gene encoding molybdate ABC transporter permease subunit, with the protein MLFSLRLTVQVAVTATVLMIVFGVSTAYLLARRPFRGRNLVDMLITLPLILPPTVTGYYLIILFGRSGVIGKWIYEYTGWSIMFTWYAAVLAAFVVSVPLLIKTARAAIESVDQDIISAAMALGLTERQIVIHITLPLAKKGIFAGIVLAFARSLGEFGATLMLAGNIPGKTSTMPLAIYAFANSGEWDKANFLVILLTFVSGLALFLANRFSR; encoded by the coding sequence ATGTTGTTCTCATTGCGCCTGACCGTTCAGGTAGCCGTTACGGCCACGGTGCTGATGATCGTCTTCGGCGTGAGTACCGCTTACCTTCTGGCAAGAAGGCCCTTCAGGGGAAGAAACCTGGTGGATATGCTCATCACCCTCCCCCTGATTCTGCCACCGACAGTCACGGGATATTATCTGATCATCCTGTTCGGCCGCAGTGGGGTCATCGGAAAATGGATCTATGAATATACCGGATGGAGCATCATGTTCACCTGGTATGCCGCTGTGCTGGCAGCATTTGTCGTTTCCGTGCCGCTGCTGATCAAAACCGCCCGGGCGGCCATCGAGTCTGTTGATCAGGACATCATCAGCGCCGCCATGGCACTGGGGCTAACGGAACGGCAGATCGTGATCCACATCACCCTGCCTCTGGCGAAAAAGGGTATTTTCGCAGGCATCGTGCTGGCTTTCGCCCGCTCGCTCGGAGAGTTTGGCGCCACGCTGATGCTGGCGGGCAACATTCCGGGTAAAACCAGCACCATGCCGCTTGCCATCTACGCTTTTGCCAACAGCGGGGAATGGGATAAGGCCAATTTCCTGGTTATCCTGCTGACCTTCGTTTCTGGTTTGGCCCTGTTTCTGGCCAATCGCTTCAGTCGGTGA
- the fdhF gene encoding formate dehydrogenase subunit alpha produces the protein MTDTVTINGHVVAYSAGQTILEVAESHGIGIPTLCYLKGLSPTGSCRICVVEVEKARSLLPACSTPASPGMVIRTESPRVVAARKTTLELLLSSGNHNCAIHAGSGAKWTDFQLAVQKDEGSQELCPAWGDCRLQDLAFQYQVEVDRFSNQPCAYPPETDNPLIIRDFSRCILCGRCVQVCNEVQVNRAIDFGYRGKASKIIAAGDGPLFGSECVFCGECVQVCPTGALTEKKARYRWRPWDTQTIRTTCPYCGVGCQQWLHVRGGKIVKVTGVEDAEPNKGRLCVKGRFGYDFIYSEDRLKTPLIRENGSFREASWDEALDLVAGKFTEIIASNGPDALAGVSCARSINEDSYAMQKLFRAVIGTNNIDHCARTUHAPTVAGLAASFGSGAMTNSFNEFAKARMFLVIGSNMTEAHPVAATFLKNAVLKGAELILVDPRRHKLADFATIHAQIRVGSDIAFLNALMHVLIQEDLYDHRFVKSCTVGFEQLKEKVLEYPPEFAADICGIDPELIRTIARKLAAVKPCMLCYTLGITEHTCGRNNVVSTANLQMLLGNMGVECGGVNPLRGQNNVQGACDMGALPNVLPGYQKVTDADARAKFEKAWGVKRLPASNGLMIPQMMEGLVDGSVKGFYIFGENLANTEPDIRKVEHELASAHFLVCQDIFQNETTRFAHVILPAAAWSENEGTFTNSERRVSRVRTASLPPGQAKPNWWIFKEIAKRMGHEWTSSSAQEIWDNEVSELAPSLCGIKYYRLEGNGLQWPCPTLDHPGTCFLHKDGAFTCGFGQFIPVDWTPPAEVPDREYPYVLSTGRRLSHYHTRTQTGRCEGLNDLLGEERADISISDAQSLGIQQGQIIRVKSRRGAVLVKANITPEVPPGMVWMAFHFRDACANWLTNPAFDPITLTAEYKACAVQIEMPALSSSND, from the coding sequence ATGACGGACACAGTAACGATAAACGGTCATGTTGTAGCATATTCAGCCGGTCAAACCATACTGGAAGTCGCAGAATCTCATGGAATAGGCATTCCCACTCTGTGCTACCTGAAAGGGTTGTCTCCCACCGGCTCCTGCCGGATTTGCGTCGTCGAGGTTGAAAAGGCCCGATCACTGTTGCCTGCCTGCAGCACACCCGCCTCCCCGGGCATGGTGATCCGAACGGAATCCCCACGCGTGGTTGCAGCCAGGAAAACCACCCTGGAACTTTTATTATCCTCCGGGAACCACAATTGCGCCATTCATGCCGGATCTGGCGCAAAATGGACGGATTTTCAGCTTGCCGTCCAGAAAGATGAAGGCTCACAGGAGTTGTGCCCTGCCTGGGGAGACTGCAGACTGCAGGATCTGGCTTTCCAATATCAGGTAGAAGTGGATCGATTTAGCAATCAACCATGCGCCTACCCTCCTGAAACCGATAATCCGTTGATCATTCGGGATTTTTCTCGTTGTATCCTCTGCGGGCGATGCGTGCAGGTTTGCAATGAAGTTCAGGTCAACCGGGCGATCGATTTCGGATATCGGGGAAAAGCCAGCAAGATCATTGCAGCAGGAGACGGCCCGTTGTTCGGTTCGGAATGCGTTTTCTGCGGGGAATGCGTCCAGGTTTGCCCGACAGGGGCCCTGACCGAAAAGAAAGCCCGTTACCGCTGGCGGCCGTGGGATACGCAAACAATTCGAACGACCTGCCCGTATTGTGGTGTGGGTTGTCAGCAATGGCTGCATGTCCGGGGTGGAAAAATCGTCAAGGTCACCGGGGTCGAGGATGCCGAACCGAACAAAGGCCGACTGTGCGTCAAGGGACGGTTCGGTTACGATTTCATCTATTCGGAAGATCGGTTGAAAACACCCCTGATCCGGGAAAACGGAAGTTTCCGCGAGGCATCGTGGGATGAAGCGCTCGATCTTGTGGCCGGAAAATTTACGGAAATCATTGCATCGAACGGCCCGGACGCGCTGGCGGGGGTAAGTTGCGCCAGAAGCATCAACGAAGATTCCTACGCCATGCAAAAACTGTTTCGCGCAGTGATCGGCACCAACAATATCGATCACTGCGCACGTACCTGACACGCCCCTACCGTCGCCGGGCTGGCGGCATCATTCGGGTCGGGCGCCATGACCAATTCGTTCAACGAATTCGCCAAGGCCAGGATGTTTCTGGTCATCGGTTCCAACATGACGGAAGCACATCCGGTGGCAGCAACATTCCTTAAAAACGCAGTACTCAAGGGAGCCGAACTGATTCTGGTTGATCCCAGAAGGCATAAACTCGCTGATTTTGCCACGATCCATGCGCAAATTCGTGTCGGAAGCGATATCGCTTTTTTGAACGCCCTCATGCATGTGCTGATTCAAGAAGACCTTTACGATCATCGGTTCGTCAAATCCTGCACCGTCGGATTCGAGCAGTTGAAAGAAAAAGTTCTGGAATATCCGCCGGAATTTGCTGCAGACATCTGCGGAATCGATCCGGAGCTGATCCGGACCATCGCCAGGAAATTGGCTGCAGTAAAGCCTTGCATGCTTTGCTATACACTGGGGATTACCGAACACACTTGTGGAAGAAACAATGTCGTTTCCACTGCAAACCTGCAAATGCTTCTCGGAAACATGGGCGTTGAATGCGGCGGCGTCAACCCGCTTCGGGGGCAAAACAATGTTCAGGGTGCCTGTGATATGGGGGCTCTGCCCAATGTCTTGCCTGGATATCAGAAAGTCACGGATGCGGATGCTCGGGCAAAATTTGAAAAGGCATGGGGGGTGAAACGGCTCCCCGCCAGCAATGGCCTGATGATTCCTCAGATGATGGAGGGCCTTGTTGATGGAAGCGTCAAGGGCTTTTACATTTTTGGGGAAAATTTGGCCAACACGGAGCCGGACATTCGCAAGGTCGAGCATGAGCTGGCCAGTGCGCATTTCTTGGTCTGTCAGGATATTTTCCAGAACGAAACCACGCGGTTTGCCCATGTGATCCTGCCTGCGGCTGCATGGAGTGAAAACGAGGGCACATTTACCAACAGTGAACGCCGGGTAAGCCGGGTACGGACGGCAAGCCTGCCTCCCGGACAGGCAAAGCCCAATTGGTGGATATTCAAGGAAATCGCCAAACGCATGGGTCATGAATGGACATCCAGCAGTGCCCAGGAAATATGGGACAACGAGGTATCGGAATTGGCGCCGTCACTGTGCGGGATCAAATACTACCGCTTGGAAGGAAACGGTCTTCAATGGCCATGTCCGACCCTCGATCATCCGGGGACCTGCTTTCTTCACAAGGACGGGGCGTTTACCTGCGGTTTTGGTCAATTCATTCCGGTGGATTGGACTCCCCCGGCCGAGGTGCCGGATCGGGAATATCCTTATGTTCTCAGCACCGGAAGACGCCTTTCCCATTATCACACCCGTACACAGACCGGAAGATGCGAAGGGCTCAATGATCTTCTGGGAGAAGAAAGAGCCGACATTTCCATTTCGGACGCACAATCCTTGGGAATTCAACAGGGGCAGATTATCCGGGTCAAATCACGTAGAGGAGCCGTTCTCGTCAAGGCAAACATCACTCCGGAAGTTCCCCCAGGCATGGTCTGGATGGCATTCCATTTTCGGGATGCCTGTGCGAACTGGTTGACCAATCCGGCATTCGATCCGATCACGCTGACAGCCGAATACAAGGCATGCGCCGTACAGATTGAAATGCCTGCCTTGTCCAGTAGTAACGATTGA
- a CDS encoding DUF3783 domain-containing protein — MAEARFEKLNPSDTALYGPRKLLLCGFGREAQPKFQSVVEMAGLADVPLVWAGADDATAKVGELFKRDGGYGAGIGSALNRAVIAAGITENELLTLMHVCKKSGMQTALWATLTPTSETWTLRALLGELSAERRQLERKRR, encoded by the coding sequence ATGGCAGAGGCTCGTTTTGAAAAACTCAACCCTTCGGACACCGCCTTGTATGGCCCGCGGAAACTGCTGCTTTGCGGATTCGGGCGCGAGGCACAGCCGAAATTCCAGTCTGTTGTGGAGATGGCAGGTCTGGCCGATGTGCCGCTGGTATGGGCGGGTGCCGACGATGCAACGGCCAAAGTCGGCGAGCTGTTCAAACGGGATGGCGGGTACGGCGCAGGTATCGGCTCGGCTTTGAATCGGGCCGTCATCGCAGCCGGAATCACGGAAAACGAATTGCTCACCCTGATGCACGTCTGCAAAAAATCCGGCATGCAGACGGCCCTGTGGGCGACACTGACCCCGACCTCCGAAACCTGGACGCTCAGAGCCCTGCTCGGAGAGCTTTCCGCCGAGCGGCGTCAGCTCGAGCGAAAGCGGCGATGA